Proteins encoded in a region of the Streptomyces sp. NBC_00513 genome:
- the infB gene encoding translation initiation factor IF-2, whose product MAKVRVYELAKEFGVESKVVMAKLQELGEFVRSASSTIEAPVVRKLTDALQGPGGNAGKSAAKPGAPRKAAPAKPAAPSPAAAARPAAPKPGAPAPKPVVAEAPAASTPAPVTPAASGPRPGPKAPAAPKPAPAAPVATEFSAPPAAPAAPARTERPAAAAPGPRPAQQRPAQGQGGQSGARPGAPRPAGSAPGGPSQRPAGGAGAPRPQGARPAGPRPGNNPFTSGGSTGMARPQAPRPAGAPRPGAPGAGGGQGAPRPQGGPGGAPRPQGQGGARPTPGGMPRPQGGAPRPGGAPGGNRPNPGMMPQRPAAGGPGPRPGGGPGGRGPGAGGARPGGGAGRPAGGGFAGRPAGPGSRPGGGGGFGGPRPGGGGFGGGPAGAGGGGRPGFGGRPGGPGARGGTQGAFGRPGGPARRGRKSKRQRRQEYEAMQAPSVGGVMLPRGQGETVRLSRGASLTDFAEKINANPASLVAVMMNLGEMVTATQSVSDETLEMLAGEMNYTVQIVSPEEEDRELLEGFDIEFGEDEGGEEFLMPRPPVVTVMGHVDHGKTRLLDAIRKTNVVAGEAGGITQHIGAYQVGTEVNGEERKITFIDTPGHEAFTAMRARGAKSTDIAILVVAANDGVMPQTIEALNHAKAAGVPIVVAVNKIDVEGADPVKVRGQLTEFGLVAEEYGGDTMFVDISAKQGLHIDSLLEAVVLTADASLDLRANPEQDAQGIAIESHLDRGRGAVATVLVQRGTLRVGDTMVVGDAYGRVRAMLDDKGNNVEEAGPSTPVLVLGLTNVPGAGDNFLVVDEDRTARQIAEKRAARERNANFAKRVRRVSLEDLDSVLKAGLVQELNLIIKGDASGAVEALESSLLQLDVGEEVDIRVLHRGVGAVTESDISLAMGSDAIVIGYNVRAAGRAAQMADREGVDVRYYSVIYQAIEEIEAALKGLLKPEYEEVELGTAEVREIFRSSKLGNIAGVLIRSGEVKRNTKARLLRDGKVIAENLTISGLRRFKDDVTEIREGFEGGINLGSFNDIKIDDVIATYEMREKPRA is encoded by the coding sequence GTGGCTAAGGTCCGGGTATACGAACTCGCCAAGGAGTTCGGGGTAGAGAGCAAGGTCGTCATGGCCAAGCTCCAAGAACTCGGTGAATTCGTACGTTCGGCGTCCTCGACGATCGAGGCGCCTGTCGTACGCAAGTTGACTGACGCACTGCAGGGGCCCGGCGGCAACGCCGGCAAGTCCGCTGCAAAGCCCGGCGCGCCCCGCAAGGCAGCGCCCGCCAAGCCCGCAGCGCCCTCCCCGGCCGCTGCGGCACGTCCTGCCGCCCCGAAGCCCGGTGCACCGGCCCCCAAGCCGGTCGTCGCCGAGGCTCCGGCCGCCAGTACTCCCGCCCCGGTGACTCCGGCCGCATCCGGCCCGCGTCCCGGTCCCAAGGCTCCGGCCGCCCCGAAGCCCGCTCCGGCGGCTCCCGTGGCGACCGAGTTCTCCGCGCCTCCGGCGGCCCCGGCCGCCCCGGCGCGCACCGAGCGTCCCGCCGCGGCCGCTCCCGGCCCCCGTCCGGCGCAGCAGCGTCCGGCCCAGGGTCAGGGCGGTCAGTCCGGCGCACGTCCCGGCGCCCCGCGCCCGGCCGGTTCCGCCCCCGGCGGTCCGTCCCAGCGTCCCGCCGGCGGTGCCGGTGCCCCGCGTCCGCAGGGCGCCCGTCCGGCCGGTCCCCGTCCGGGCAACAACCCGTTCACCTCTGGTGGCTCCACCGGCATGGCGCGCCCGCAGGCGCCCCGTCCGGCCGGCGCTCCCCGTCCCGGTGCCCCCGGCGCCGGCGGCGGCCAGGGTGCTCCCCGTCCGCAGGGCGGCCCCGGTGGCGCCCCGCGTCCCCAGGGTCAGGGCGGCGCTCGCCCCACCCCGGGCGGCATGCCTCGTCCGCAGGGCGGCGCCCCGCGTCCCGGTGGTGCTCCCGGCGGTAACCGTCCCAACCCGGGCATGATGCCGCAGCGTCCCGCTGCCGGTGGTCCCGGTCCGCGTCCCGGCGGCGGCCCCGGTGGCCGTGGTCCCGGTGCGGGCGGTGCCCGTCCCGGCGGCGGCGCCGGTCGTCCCGCGGGCGGCGGCTTCGCCGGTCGTCCGGCCGGTCCGGGCTCGCGTCCCGGCGGCGGTGGCGGCTTCGGTGGCCCCCGTCCCGGTGGCGGCGGCTTCGGTGGCGGTCCGGCCGGTGCCGGTGGCGGCGGTCGTCCCGGCTTCGGCGGGCGTCCCGGTGGTCCCGGTGCCCGTGGTGGCACGCAGGGCGCCTTCGGTCGTCCCGGCGGTCCGGCCCGTCGTGGTCGCAAGTCCAAGCGTCAGAGGCGCCAGGAGTACGAGGCCATGCAGGCCCCGTCGGTCGGCGGCGTGATGCTGCCGCGCGGCCAGGGCGAGACCGTTCGCCTGTCGCGCGGTGCCTCCCTCACCGACTTCGCGGAGAAGATCAACGCCAACCCGGCGTCGCTCGTCGCCGTGATGATGAACCTCGGCGAGATGGTCACCGCCACGCAGTCCGTCTCCGACGAGACCCTCGAAATGCTGGCCGGCGAGATGAACTACACGGTTCAGATCGTCAGCCCGGAGGAAGAGGACCGCGAGCTCCTCGAGGGCTTCGACATCGAGTTCGGCGAGGACGAGGGCGGCGAGGAATTCCTCATGCCGCGTCCGCCGGTCGTGACCGTCATGGGTCACGTCGACCACGGTAAGACCCGACTGCTCGACGCCATCCGCAAGACGAACGTCGTTGCGGGCGAGGCCGGTGGCATCACGCAGCACATCGGTGCGTACCAGGTCGGTACCGAGGTCAACGGTGAAGAGCGCAAGATCACCTTCATCGACACCCCGGGTCACGAGGCGTTCACCGCCATGCGTGCCCGTGGTGCCAAGTCGACCGACATCGCGATCCTCGTGGTCGCGGCCAACGACGGCGTCATGCCGCAGACGATCGAGGCGCTCAACCACGCCAAGGCCGCCGGCGTCCCGATCGTCGTCGCGGTCAACAAGATCGACGTCGAGGGTGCCGACCCGGTCAAGGTGCGCGGTCAGCTCACCGAGTTCGGTCTGGTCGCCGAGGAGTACGGCGGCGACACGATGTTCGTCGACATCTCCGCCAAGCAGGGTCTGCACATCGACTCCCTGCTGGAGGCCGTCGTCCTCACCGCCGACGCCTCGCTCGACCTGCGCGCCAACCCGGAGCAGGACGCTCAGGGTATTGCGATCGAGTCCCACCTCGACCGCGGCCGCGGTGCCGTCGCGACCGTCCTCGTGCAGCGCGGTACCCTCCGCGTCGGCGACACGATGGTCGTGGGCGACGCCTACGGCCGAGTGCGCGCCATGCTCGACGACAAGGGCAACAACGTCGAGGAAGCGGGTCCGTCGACCCCCGTCCTGGTCCTGGGTCTCACCAACGTCCCCGGCGCCGGCGACAACTTCCTCGTCGTGGACGAGGACCGTACGGCCCGTCAGATCGCCGAGAAGCGTGCTGCGCGAGAGCGCAACGCCAACTTCGCCAAGCGCGTCCGTCGTGTGTCCCTCGAGGACCTCGACTCCGTGCTCAAGGCCGGTCTGGTCCAGGAACTCAACCTCATCATCAAGGGCGACGCGTCCGGTGCGGTCGAGGCTCTCGAGTCCTCGCTGCTCCAGCTCGACGTCGGTGAAGAGGTCGACATCCGGGTCCTGCACCGCGGTGTGGGTGCGGTCACCGAGTCCGACATCTCGCTGGCGATGGGCTCCGACGCCATCGTCATCGGTTACAACGTCCGTGCGGCCGGTCGCGCCGCGCAGATGGCGGACCGCGAGGGTGTCGACGTCCGCTACTACTCGGTGATCTACCAGGCCATCGAGGAGATCGAGGCGGCCCTGAAGGGTCTCCTCAAGCCGGAGTACGAAGAGGTCGAGCTCGGTACGGCGGAGGTCCGCGAGATCTTCCGCTCGTCCAAGCTGGGCAACATCGCGGGTGTTCTCATCCGCTCCGGCGAGGTCAAGCGCAACACCAAGGCGCGGCTCCTGCGCGATGGCAAGGTCATCGCCGAGAACCTCACCATCTCCGGTCTGCGCCGCTTCAAGGACGACGTCACCGAGATCCGCGAAGGCTTCGAGGGCGGTATCAACCTCGGTTCCTTCAACGACATCAAGATCGACGACGTCATCGCGACGTACGAGATGCGCGAGAAGCCCCGCGCGTAA
- a CDS encoding DUF503 domain-containing protein yields MYVGTLSFDLLLGDVHSLKEKRSVVRPIVAELQRKFSVSAAEVGDQDLHRRALIGVALVSGDAGFVSDVLDRCERLVAARPEAELLSVRRRLHGDED; encoded by the coding sequence ATGTACGTGGGGACTCTGTCCTTCGATCTGCTCCTCGGCGACGTTCACTCGCTGAAGGAGAAACGCTCCGTCGTCCGGCCCATCGTCGCCGAGCTCCAACGCAAGTTCTCCGTGAGCGCGGCAGAGGTGGGCGACCAGGACCTGCACCGCAGGGCCCTCATAGGGGTCGCCCTGGTGAGTGGGGACGCGGGGTTCGTGTCGGACGTACTGGACCGCTGCGAGCGGTTGGTCGCGGCACGTCCTGAAGCGGAGCTGCTGTCGGTACGACGGCGGCTCCACGGTGATGAAGACTGA
- the rbfA gene encoding 30S ribosome-binding factor RbfA, whose protein sequence is MADNARAKKLADLIREVVAEKLQRGVKDPRLGTHVTITDTRVTGDLREATVFYTVYGDDEDRASAAAGLESAKGVLRSAVGRAAGTKFTPTLTFVADALPENAKTIEDLLEKARTSDAQVREVSSGAKYAGEADPYKKPDEDDEDATAE, encoded by the coding sequence GTGGCCGACAATGCGCGGGCGAAGAAGCTGGCGGACCTCATCCGGGAGGTGGTGGCCGAGAAGCTGCAGCGCGGTGTCAAGGACCCCCGCCTCGGTACGCACGTGACCATCACGGACACCCGGGTCACCGGCGACCTGCGGGAGGCCACGGTCTTCTACACGGTCTACGGCGACGACGAGGACCGGGCCAGTGCGGCGGCGGGCCTCGAAAGCGCCAAGGGCGTACTGCGCTCCGCGGTCGGTCGGGCGGCGGGAACCAAGTTCACGCCCACCCTGACCTTCGTGGCGGACGCCCTCCCGGAGAACGCCAAGACCATCGAAGACCTCCTCGAGAAGGCGCGGACCTCCGACGCCCAGGTGCGCGAGGTCTCCTCCGGCGCGAAGTACGCCGGCGAGGCCGACCCGTACAAGAAGCCGGACGAGGACGACGAGGACGCAACCGCGGAATGA
- the truB gene encoding tRNA pseudouridine(55) synthase TruB, with the protein MSTDAGKTPDGLVIVDKPSGFTSHDVVAKMRGIAKTRRVGHAGTLDPMATGVLVLGVEKATKLLGHLALTEKEYLGTIRLGQDTLTDDAEGEIISSADASGVTREAVDAGIAKLSGEIMQVPSKVSAIKIKGVRSYKRARDGEDFEIPARPVTISSFQVYDMRDAEAEDGTKVVDLVVSVVCSSGTYIRALARDLGADLGVGGHLTALRRTRVGPYKLDRARTLDQLQEELTVMPIGEAAAAAFPRWDLDARRAGLLANGVRIEMPEEYEDGKTVAVYGPQDQLLGLVESKGGKAKSLAVFV; encoded by the coding sequence ATGAGCACCGACGCAGGGAAGACTCCGGACGGCCTTGTCATCGTCGACAAGCCGTCCGGCTTCACTTCGCACGACGTGGTCGCCAAGATGCGCGGGATCGCCAAGACCCGTCGCGTGGGCCACGCCGGCACGCTCGACCCGATGGCCACGGGCGTACTCGTCCTCGGCGTCGAGAAGGCCACCAAGCTCCTCGGCCACCTCGCGCTGACGGAGAAGGAGTACCTCGGCACCATCAGGCTGGGGCAGGACACCCTCACGGACGACGCCGAGGGCGAGATCATCTCCTCCGCCGACGCGTCCGGGGTGACCCGCGAGGCCGTGGACGCCGGCATCGCCAAGCTGTCCGGCGAGATCATGCAGGTCCCGTCCAAGGTCAGTGCCATCAAGATCAAGGGCGTCCGCTCCTACAAGCGCGCCCGGGACGGCGAGGACTTCGAGATCCCGGCCCGACCGGTGACCATCTCGTCCTTCCAGGTGTACGACATGCGGGACGCCGAGGCCGAGGACGGCACCAAGGTCGTCGACCTCGTCGTCTCCGTCGTCTGCTCCAGCGGCACGTACATCCGGGCCCTCGCCCGCGACCTGGGCGCCGATCTCGGCGTCGGCGGCCACCTGACGGCGCTCCGGCGCACCCGGGTGGGCCCGTACAAGCTCGACCGGGCGCGGACGCTCGACCAGCTCCAGGAGGAACTGACCGTCATGCCGATCGGCGAGGCCGCTGCCGCGGCCTTCCCGCGGTGGGACCTGGACGCCCGGCGTGCCGGTCTGCTCGCCAACGGCGTGCGGATCGAGATGCCGGAGGAGTACGAGGACGGGAAGACGGTCGCCGTCTACGGTCCGCAGGATCAGCTGCTCGGGCTCGTGGAGAGCAAGGGCGGCAAGGCGAAGTCGCTCGCGGTGTTCGTCTGA
- a CDS encoding serine protease, whose product MTELVRICDLAGRVRGSGFVADDRGTVITSHEAVDGLARVVLHGPGERTWLAEAGDVTPLPWLALALVRTDGLGLRPLPIGARSVITPGTYVRIPARGWRQARVLAAGAEVTYTATDRFHVLPATVELAIGTAGRDALELGGEACGGPVLDAETGAVLAVVGTALHAEHRSAGFAIPLRAAAEADPGGPLAALLERNAATVPGHGADLNLAGALELTGTTLPPALTADGPEPVERPEIAAELAAFTASDRSVLGLVGAPGTGRTTALAVLTAHRARGARPAPTLWLRGADLRPADSSLADAVARALAAARRIVTAGAEARTEPEAEVGTEVGTAHVTSPESAAMAGAGAAVSAATARGFGSAAGLGPFAALSTLAPFADAGRRDRASAVGTVEPLPGLSGLPGPAGRAGTAVTGPVPEPGAAPGATSTAERIARLAADAGCALLVVLDAPEETPPGQAPRQAPWAEATARWLDGIGARLVVAARPEYWERAGALYPPEALHTPARPARRLPPALPVGDLTPEEARTARARLGIPADAVREADAGHPLTLRLLADIRAAEVTAGRPGRDEVFAAHLDLSALRVAVRIAASGAGPSEPGQGGAPATPPGTGGTGGAGPGWFGGLGAAGSRLRGAGALSGPDTAGADGVSALTGSVCGAAPDAREGGAPGARSHGHHGRGAHGPGVHGPGVRRLAARVAGRVHEAARRCLGPGQGELDRAAFEELFPWRTGWASAVLAEGLLVPAGNGYRFAHEELSDWLQAGHLDVPTALDALVHLGPATTGPPVPRHRVGTVLEALLRLSPTEIRGMLTRLVEALNSFAEAEAEAEADRQPEQQPEPQPEGPAQGERERPAPGEGCRAERIWWAARLLRESLLRVPDATPYLPVLHALAEHVARTGPGDFEGWFWNRLRLSESDRLDLLRRLLPCDHRYLEAAARRLARDPRLVQPLLCVWLTDERRLRGRPGATVATAAQALLHTHRALAVDDLAEALVAAAHPRADELLAVLAEDEPSALCRAVDRWAHDERPGRRVAAAAYGLTTAPHVRAPADRELLRRAAQALLARPADATLHGSALGMLLRDPQVRARYLPDALACFRDPEGGARLPASALVAALPVLPDPDAVFAALRARADGEVVRALAALTTPGLARRAGDLVREHLARHPEDAPHAAVFVDRRLDQGLTATPVLRPLVLDLLRTAPTGVRVALARVLAAPGGEGSRVLRGDLADVLLREESDPVVLDAFLGALAAWVGARPEERTRELLRRTGRRLLGVPGGPAVFEHRTVELARADPVFGSLVARWLGESGVEAAALLGPGARRTVETLSRTAPGIT is encoded by the coding sequence ATGACGGAGCTCGTCAGGATCTGCGATCTCGCCGGGCGGGTGCGGGGCAGCGGCTTCGTCGCGGACGATCGCGGCACGGTGATCACCAGCCACGAGGCCGTGGACGGCCTGGCCCGGGTGGTGCTGCACGGCCCCGGGGAACGCACGTGGCTGGCCGAGGCGGGGGACGTGACCCCCCTGCCGTGGCTCGCGCTCGCCCTCGTACGCACCGACGGGCTGGGGCTGCGTCCCCTGCCGATCGGGGCGCGCTCGGTGATCACTCCCGGGACGTACGTACGGATCCCCGCGCGGGGGTGGCGACAGGCGCGCGTGCTCGCGGCCGGCGCGGAGGTCACGTACACCGCGACCGACCGGTTCCACGTCCTGCCCGCCACGGTGGAGCTGGCGATCGGCACGGCCGGCCGGGACGCCCTGGAGCTGGGCGGGGAAGCCTGCGGGGGGCCGGTGCTCGACGCCGAGACCGGAGCGGTGCTCGCGGTGGTGGGCACCGCTCTGCACGCCGAGCACCGCTCCGCGGGCTTCGCGATCCCCCTGCGCGCGGCGGCCGAGGCCGACCCGGGCGGCCCGCTGGCCGCCCTGCTGGAACGGAACGCCGCCACCGTGCCCGGACACGGCGCCGACCTGAACCTGGCCGGTGCGCTGGAACTCACCGGGACCACGCTGCCCCCGGCGCTCACCGCCGACGGGCCGGAACCCGTCGAACGCCCCGAGATCGCCGCCGAACTGGCCGCCTTCACCGCCTCGGACCGGTCCGTCCTCGGGCTGGTCGGCGCCCCCGGTACCGGCCGGACCACGGCGCTGGCCGTCCTGACCGCGCACCGCGCCCGCGGGGCCCGGCCGGCGCCCACGCTCTGGCTGCGCGGGGCCGATCTGCGCCCCGCCGACTCCTCGTTGGCCGACGCCGTGGCGCGGGCGCTGGCCGCGGCGCGGCGGATCGTCACCGCCGGTGCGGAGGCACGGACGGAACCCGAGGCGGAGGTGGGGACGGAGGTGGGGACGGCACATGTGACGTCCCCGGAGTCCGCCGCGATGGCCGGCGCCGGGGCGGCCGTGTCCGCCGCGACGGCGCGGGGGTTCGGCTCGGCCGCGGGTCTCGGTCCGTTCGCGGCCCTCTCGACCCTCGCCCCGTTCGCCGACGCCGGTCGCCGCGACCGGGCGAGCGCCGTGGGCACCGTCGAACCGCTCCCGGGACTCTCCGGGCTCCCGGGCCCCGCCGGTCGTGCCGGGACGGCCGTGACCGGACCGGTTCCGGAGCCCGGCGCGGCCCCCGGAGCCACGAGTACCGCCGAGCGGATCGCACGGCTGGCCGCCGACGCCGGGTGCGCGCTGCTCGTGGTCCTCGACGCCCCGGAGGAGACGCCCCCGGGGCAGGCCCCACGACAGGCGCCCTGGGCCGAGGCCACCGCCCGATGGCTCGACGGCATCGGTGCCCGGCTGGTCGTCGCCGCCCGGCCGGAGTACTGGGAGCGGGCCGGCGCCCTCTATCCGCCCGAGGCGCTCCACACCCCCGCCCGCCCGGCCCGACGGCTGCCACCCGCACTGCCGGTCGGCGACCTGACTCCCGAGGAGGCGCGGACGGCCCGCGCCCGTCTCGGCATCCCCGCCGACGCGGTGCGGGAAGCCGACGCCGGGCACCCCCTCACCCTGCGCCTGCTCGCCGACATCCGGGCCGCCGAGGTCACCGCCGGGCGGCCCGGCCGCGACGAGGTCTTCGCCGCGCACCTCGACCTGTCGGCGCTGCGGGTGGCCGTGCGGATCGCGGCCTCGGGCGCCGGCCCGTCGGAGCCGGGCCAGGGCGGCGCCCCGGCGACACCCCCGGGTACCGGCGGGACCGGGGGAGCGGGACCCGGCTGGTTCGGCGGGCTCGGTGCGGCCGGGTCCCGGCTCCGCGGGGCGGGGGCCCTGTCCGGCCCCGACACTGCGGGCGCTGACGGGGTGTCGGCCCTGACCGGCTCGGTGTGCGGTGCGGCCCCGGACGCGCGGGAGGGGGGCGCCCCCGGGGCACGGAGCCACGGTCACCACGGCCGCGGCGCGCACGGGCCGGGCGTGCACGGGCCCGGCGTGCGGCGGCTCGCCGCCCGGGTCGCCGGACGGGTGCACGAGGCCGCCCGCCGCTGCCTCGGGCCGGGGCAGGGCGAGCTGGACCGGGCCGCCTTCGAGGAACTGTTCCCCTGGCGGACCGGCTGGGCCTCGGCCGTACTCGCCGAAGGCCTGCTGGTCCCCGCCGGGAACGGCTACCGCTTCGCCCACGAGGAACTGTCCGACTGGCTCCAGGCCGGACACCTCGACGTCCCGACCGCTCTGGACGCCCTGGTGCACCTCGGCCCCGCCACGACGGGCCCGCCCGTGCCCCGCCACCGCGTCGGCACCGTCCTGGAGGCGCTGCTCAGGCTTTCGCCGACCGAGATCCGGGGCATGCTGACCCGGCTGGTGGAAGCCCTGAACTCCTTCGCCGAAGCCGAAGCAGAAGCCGAAGCGGACCGGCAACCGGAGCAACAACCGGAGCCGCAACCGGAAGGGCCGGCGCAGGGGGAGCGCGAGCGGCCCGCGCCCGGCGAGGGCTGCCGGGCCGAACGGATCTGGTGGGCGGCCCGCCTGCTCCGCGAGAGCCTGCTGCGGGTCCCCGACGCCACGCCGTACCTGCCCGTCCTGCACGCCCTCGCCGAACACGTGGCCCGCACCGGCCCCGGCGACTTCGAGGGCTGGTTCTGGAACCGGCTCCGGCTGTCCGAGTCCGACCGCCTCGACCTGCTGCGCCGGCTGCTGCCCTGCGACCACCGCTACCTGGAGGCCGCGGCCCGACGGCTCGCCCGCGACCCGCGGCTCGTCCAGCCGCTGCTCTGCGTCTGGCTGACCGACGAACGCCGGTTGCGCGGACGCCCCGGAGCCACCGTCGCCACCGCCGCCCAGGCCCTGTTGCACACCCACCGCGCCCTCGCCGTCGACGATCTCGCGGAGGCACTGGTCGCCGCCGCCCATCCGCGTGCCGACGAACTGCTCGCCGTACTCGCCGAGGACGAGCCATCCGCCCTGTGCCGGGCCGTCGACCGCTGGGCCCACGACGAACGGCCCGGCCGCCGGGTCGCCGCCGCCGCGTACGGACTGACCACCGCCCCGCACGTGCGCGCCCCCGCCGACCGCGAACTGCTGCGCCGCGCGGCGCAGGCGCTGCTGGCCCGCCCGGCCGACGCGACCCTGCACGGCAGCGCCCTCGGGATGCTGCTCCGCGACCCCCAGGTGCGGGCCCGGTACCTGCCCGACGCCCTCGCCTGCTTCCGCGATCCCGAGGGCGGTGCCCGGCTTCCCGCGTCGGCGTTGGTCGCGGCGCTGCCCGTGCTCCCCGACCCGGACGCCGTCTTCGCCGCCCTGCGGGCCCGCGCCGACGGGGAGGTGGTGCGCGCCCTGGCCGCTCTCACCACGCCGGGACTCGCCCGCCGCGCGGGTGACCTCGTACGGGAGCACCTCGCACGGCACCCCGAGGACGCCCCGCACGCGGCCGTGTTCGTGGACCGGCGCCTCGACCAGGGCCTGACCGCGACGCCCGTGCTCCGCCCGCTCGTCCTCGACCTGCTGCGGACCGCCCCGACGGGGGTCCGGGTCGCCCTGGCCCGGGTGCTGGCCGCGCCCGGCGGGGAGGGCTCCCGCGTACTCCGGGGCGACCTGGCCGACGTACTGCTGCGGGAGGAGAGCGACCCGGTGGTGCTCGACGCCTTCCTCGGGGCGCTCGCCGCCTGGGTCGGCGCGCGGCCGGAGGAACGCACCCGCGAGTTGCTGCGGCGCACCGGCCGCCGGCTGTTGGGGGTGCCGGGGGGCCCGGCGGTGTTCGAGCACCGGACGGTGGAGCTCGCCCGCGCCGATCCGGTCTTCGGGAGTCTCGTCGCGCGCTGGCTGGGCGAATCGGGGGTCGAGGCCGCGGCGCTGCTCGGGCCGGGTGCCAGACGTACGGTCGAGACGCTGAGCAGGACCGCTCCCGGCATCACGTGA
- a CDS encoding bifunctional riboflavin kinase/FAD synthetase encodes MQRWRGLEDIPQDWGRSVVTIGSYDGVHRGHQLIIGRAVAKAGELGLPSVVVTFSPHPSEVVRPGSHPPILAPYDRRAELMSGLGVDALLILPFTAEFSQLSPADFIVKVLVDKLQARAVIEGPNFRFGHKAAGNVDFLRELGATYDYEVEVVDLVERGEAGGGVPFSSTLARRLVAEGDMDGAAEILGRPHRVEGVVVRGAQRGRELGYPTANVETQPHTAIPADGVYAGWLTADGERMPAAISVGTNVQFDATERTVEAYAIDRIGLDLYGMHVAVDFLAYVRGMARFESLDGLLEAIADDVKRARVLTDAYDAER; translated from the coding sequence GTGCAGCGCTGGCGTGGCTTGGAGGACATCCCCCAGGACTGGGGACGCAGCGTCGTCACCATCGGCTCCTACGACGGTGTGCACCGGGGGCATCAGCTGATCATCGGGCGTGCCGTCGCCAAGGCCGGGGAACTGGGCCTCCCGTCGGTCGTCGTCACCTTCAGCCCGCACCCGAGCGAGGTCGTGCGGCCCGGCAGCCACCCGCCGATCCTGGCGCCCTACGACCGACGCGCCGAGTTGATGTCCGGTCTCGGGGTGGACGCGCTGTTGATCCTGCCGTTCACGGCGGAGTTCTCGCAGCTGTCCCCGGCCGACTTCATCGTGAAGGTGCTGGTCGACAAGTTGCAGGCCCGCGCGGTCATCGAGGGACCGAACTTCCGCTTCGGCCACAAGGCCGCCGGGAACGTCGACTTCCTGCGCGAGCTGGGCGCCACGTACGACTACGAGGTCGAGGTCGTGGACCTCGTGGAACGCGGTGAGGCGGGCGGCGGGGTGCCGTTCTCCTCGACGCTGGCGCGCCGGCTCGTCGCCGAGGGCGACATGGACGGCGCGGCCGAGATCCTCGGCCGCCCGCACCGGGTCGAGGGCGTCGTGGTGCGCGGCGCGCAGCGCGGCCGCGAACTCGGCTACCCGACGGCCAACGTCGAGACCCAGCCGCACACCGCGATCCCCGCGGACGGGGTGTACGCGGGCTGGCTGACGGCGGACGGCGAGCGGATGCCCGCGGCGATCTCGGTGGGGACGAACGTGCAGTTCGACGCCACCGAGCGGACCGTCGAGGCGTACGCGATCGACCGGATCGGGCTGGACCTGTACGGGATGCACGTGGCCGTGGACTTCCTCGCGTACGTGCGGGGCATGGCCAGGTTCGAGTCGCTGGACGGGCTGTTGGAGGCCATCGCCGACGACGTGAAGCGGGCGCGTGTGCTGACCGACGCCTACGACGCGGAGCGCTGA